One Brassica napus cultivar Da-Ae chromosome C4, Da-Ae, whole genome shotgun sequence genomic region harbors:
- the LOC106449716 gene encoding thioredoxin H7, whose protein sequence is MGSNVSSVHDVPSSVENKNGLVVEIESRRQWRSVFDSMKVSNKLLVIDFTAAWCGPCKAMEPRVKEIVSRYPEAVFARVDVDKLMDVAGTYRANTLPAFVFMKRGEEIDRVVGAKPGELVYKIEKHRV, encoded by the exons ATGGGTTCTAATGTTTCATCTGTACATGATGTTCCTTCATCAGTGGAAAACAAGAATGGTTTGGTTGTGGAAATCGAATCAAGAAGACAATGGAGATCTGTCTTTGACTCCATGAAAGTTTCAAATAAATTG CTAGTGATTGATTTCACTGCTGCATGGTGTGGACCTTGTAAAGCAATGGAACCTAGAGTTAAGGAAATCGTTTCTAGGTACCCAGAAGCTGTTTTTGCGAGGGTTGATGTGGATAAACTCATG GATGTGGCTGGCACGTATAGAGCAAACACACTCCcagcttttgtttttatgaagagaggagaagagattGATAGGGTTGTTGGTGCCAAACCTGGTGAACTTGTgtacaaaattgaaaaacataggGTTTAA